GAGATCGAGCTGCCGCGCACCTCGCTGCACCTTCCCGCCAAGGGGACGTACAAGGTCGGCGACCTCAACCTGTTCGGGATGCAGCTCCCGTTCGACCTGACGCCGACCAAGCACCTCGTCTTCCTGGTGTTCGCCGGGCTGCTGACGATGGGCGTGCTGATGTACGGCGGCGCCCGCGCGGCGGCGGCGGACCGCGGGCTGGCACGCGGGCGGCGCTACAACATGGTGGAAGCGATGGTCCTCTTCATCCGCAACGAGGTGGTGAAGCCGAACATCGCGCACGGCTACGACAAGTACGCGCCGTTCATCGTGACGCTCTTCTTCTTCATCCTGTTCAACAACCTGCTCGGCCTGATCCCGTACGGCTCCACCGCCACCGCCAACATCTCGGTGACCGCGGGGCTGGCGATCATGGCGTTCGTGGCCACCGAAGTGGGCGGGATGCGGGCGCTGGGCTTCAAGGGCTACATGTCGACCATCTTCTTCGTGCCCAAGGGGATGCACCCCGTGGCCGCGTGGGCGATGGCTTTCGCGCTGGCGCCCATCGAGCTGCTGGGCAAGTTCACC
This Longimicrobium sp. DNA region includes the following protein-coding sequences:
- the atpB gene encoding F0F1 ATP synthase subunit A, with product MFARIALLLALAGASTAAAHAQDHGTPPAAAPHAAAGQGPVVDPASPEGHAAEVMDPSHEQGGAGHGAEAAHGEEEGIDFLHHILDAREIELPRTSLHLPAKGTYKVGDLNLFGMQLPFDLTPTKHLVFLVFAGLLTMGVLMYGGARAAAADRGLARGRRYNMVEAMVLFIRNEVVKPNIAHGYDKYAPFIVTLFFFILFNNLLGLIPYGSTATANISVTAGLAIMAFVATEVGGMRALGFKGYMSTIFFVPKGMHPVAAWAMAFALAPIELLGKFTKPFSLAVRLMANMTAGHIVLLALISLIFVFGSFAMAVAPVLMATAIFFLEIFVGFLQAFIFAMLTSVFIGLMQHAH